The genomic region CGGTGGATTCAATAGAACCGTCACAACGTATCTCCCTGAGCGTCATCTGCGTCCCCTCCGGGGTGTTGTTCGTCGCTGTCTCGTCGCTATCGTTCGTGTTCGCGTCTCTGTTGTTCCACTGATTCTCGTACTCGTTGACCGCGCCGTTCCCGACATCCGTACTAGGGTCGTACCCGTCACCTCCGTCGTTGTCGCCAACGACCGCACCGCTGCGTAGGGGCTGGCAAACAGCACGGCGAGCACGACGCCGCCGCCGAGCTACGTCCGCCGGTTGGCCAGGAGCGTGCGCTGGCGGCACCACACGCCCAGCACCGGGCTGGCTAGAGCGAGGGTCAGGGTAGCGTAGACGAAGATCACGGAACGAACGAAGGAAAGTGCACCGGCACGATCTTCCGTTGAGCGTCGTCCCCAGTCTGCCTGTCCAGACTAACCCTACGTCCGATCGTTCGTGATGTGTTCTGCCGCAGCACCGCCTTGGTGTGAACCCATGTTGTCTGTACCACTGGGGTTCTAGAAGATGAATTTGGGGAACGCTTCGTCTCTCCCGCGTTTGGCTGACTGTCAAACCGGGCTTTACTCCGGCAGGAAGCCGTCATTCAGAGTTCGTTCGATGGCTGTTGTGCATCAAGAATGAATCTTAATTGCGTAACTCACCACGGAATTCCGTTTTCTGGTTATCACCCTTACACTGGTATGATTGTAATGACCTTCGGATGGATCGGTGTTATATCTTGTTACCACTTAACACAATTTGGCGTTTAGCAAGTGAAAATCTAGGCAATTTATAGATCTACGAAGTAGGATTTCGCAGCACGACCACACGACATTGAAACAGGGACTCGTTCATAATCTCTTGAAGCCGTGGAGAGACGGTTAGAGGATGATACGTGAACATGATCTACAGAGGTGGTCTGAATTAAGCAGTGAAATAGTCTATGCCACCGTCTCACAGGCACAGTGTGAGAATCAGACAGACTACAACGCTGCGAAGAACATCAGCTAGCGGTTTCTCCATCGCAACCAAACTGGCGGCGACAGAGGAGTGCCCTTGGACGAGCACCCGAACAGTGGGACGGTGATCGTGAACGGAGGTTAGTCTCCTGACTCAGATGAAGCCGGAACCGGAGTCCACACTGAATCCCACCGCTTTAGTGGTGGGGAGTCAAGCAGGTGTTCTGAGTTACAGGGAACGAGAGAGTTGCTACACTCGTTCGAATACCCACCGCTGATTCTCTGTATCGTCCCACTCCGATTGGTGAACGTTTGCCCCGTCACTGACCGAAGCGTTCTCGACAGCAAGGACCTTCGCACTATGAGAGTTGACAACGCGATATTCGTCGTCACTAATATGCTCGATTTCCCATTTCTGGTAGTCAACGTCGGCTTCTGACCACTGGTGGACGTCTGCCCCGTCATCGATCGATCCGCCTTCGACGTCGAGATACTTTCCACTGTTCTCGTTTCGCAGCCGATAGCGTTCGTCACTGAGTTCGTCAACGATCCAGTGGGCAGAGGTCTGCCCCTCGTCAGACCATTGATGGACTGTCGCCCCGTCATCAGTCGATCCACCTTCAACATCGAGATACTTCCCGCTGTGTTTTGCCTTCAACTGATACGTTACCGTGTCAGTGATGTCATCGCCGCTGTACCACTGGAGACTGTCTGTTTCATCGCTGGTCGCAGGCTCAATCCGGATCGCCTGTCCGCCACCTTTTACCATCTCCGACTTGATCGTCGTCGTCTCGTCGACCAGATATCGACTCCTTTCGACATCGTGGGGATTGGTCGCGAAGTCGCAGTCGGGACCATCAGCGTAGATCGTCGCCGTGTAGGTTGTTTCACTGTCGAGGAACTCAAGCGGTACGTCGACGGTTCGGGGATTCTCGTCGGTGGCGACGCCGACCCACCAGTCGGTTCCACTTCGACGAGCGATAGCCGTGTACTCGCCGATGGATGCGGTTGGGACCGTCGTTTCGTCCCAGTCGACGGGGACATCCTTGATGAACTGGAACTCCGGCGGAACGTCGGAAAGGTCGTCACCGTCGACGTAGTACTCGACGAGGTCGGCGACCATCTGGAGGCCGCTGAGAATCATCGGGTAGTGCGCCAACTGGCGCGCTCGGGTCGTCTGGACTCGGCAGTCGGGATCAGCCTGCAAACCGCCTTCGTACTCGTCGTAAAACACGTCGAAGATGCCCGGACAGTGGTCGATCGGTCCGGCCAGCATCCGCGTGAACGGCGTCGTAACGGTGTGGCTAGGAGGAATACCATCGGCGCTGAAGTTCTGGTATTCGAGTCCGGCGGCACCCTCTCTGGTCATGAAGTTGGGATAGGTCCGGCGGACACCAGTGGGTTTGATCGGCTCGTGGGCATTGAGCATTAGTTCGTTCTCGGCGGCCGTCGTGATTGACCGCCGGTAGTGTTTGACCATCTCTTGATCGTGATGGTGGTGTGTCTGGTCGTGTAGATTGACGTTGTCTTCGTCGACGTAGCCCGATTTGATCGAATTGACGGCAACTTCCTCACCGTACCACGAATAGGCATCATCCAGTTGCCGTTCATACCGGTCGACGTAGCCGACGGTCTCGTTGTGGGCCATGAAGCTGACCGAGGGGTTCAGTGACTGGCCATAGTCCCACGCATCTCGGTGATCGAAATGCTCCCCGGAGTCGGTGTAAATCATGTCCGAGTCGTACGATTTGTTCCAGCCTTCAGCCACGACTGTCCCGATGCCGTGCTCGCTCGCGAAGTCCATGTAGCGTTTGACATTTTCCGTCCGTGCGCCAATCGAAACACCGTCGTCCTCCCCATTGGGCCACTTGGACTTCCCGATATGGAGTTCCCACCAGACGCCACAGTACTTCTGTGGCTCAATCCAGGAGGTATCATCAATCTTGCACGGTTCGTTGAGATTGAGGAGGAGCCGCGATTCGACCAGATCGCCAGGCGATCGACCGAGTTGCACCGTCCGCCATGGAGAAGCGTGCGGGGTCGTCGCCCAGACTTTATCACCGCTTGGTCGGGGTACCAGCGACGACTCGAAACTGGTCGTCCCCTGACTGACTTGCGTGAGTGTCATGCCGGCGTAGTCTGTTAGCGCCGCCTCATGGATGCTCAGGTAACAGTCGTCGGCCGCCTTCATCGTCAGTGGCGTGTTGGTACCATCCTTCTTGACCTCCGAATTGTTCTCCGGGAGGGGATCGGAGGTCTTGTCATGGTTCTGCTGGTCGCCTGCATGAACCTCGCTGATGGGCGTGTTGAAGTAAAAGTACTCGTAGTTGTCCCAGTCGTTGGGGATCCACCACGACTCGTAATCGCCGGCGAACTCAAAGCCCGTGTTCTCGGACGTAATAGAGAAGTCCCCGAGGTTTTCCTGATCGGGGAACACGTACCGGAACCCGACGCCATCGTCGAACGCTCGGAACTCCAAGGTAAGCACCCGACGGGGAGAATCAGTCGTCTCCAGTCCGATTTCCAGTTGGTTGCAGTGGTTGCGGATCTCACTGAAACCACCCCAAACTGGACTCCACGTCTCGTCGTGCGTGACTGTTCTGCTGCCTGTGACCGCGAGGTTGCCGTCCAAGGTGCCATCGCCAAGTTCAATTCCAAGGTTCGAACTATCGAGCAGGGTCTGACCGTCAAACGCCAGCGAATATGACGCTGACCCGTCACTGATTTTGATGTCGACCGTTACCGCTCCATCAGGTGACTGCAGCGAGTAGGAGGATTGAACCGGCCCCTCGGAGATCGGTGCAGCACTAGCGTCACCAGCTCCGAGCGGCAACGACGCAGCAACTCCAAGCCCAGTAATCGTACTCAGAAATCCCCGCCGACCTGTACTACCAGAGGAAACGATTTCCTCCTTACTTTGTTCATCCTCTAACGTATTGGTATCTCTCGCCATTGCAAGTCCTCCATACATAATTGTGGTACATAAAAATTCGCATTAGACCACTATGGTTCTAAGAATAGCAGAACTGGGCGTTACTTGGCACTACTTGATGACGAGAACGATCTGTTTTATGGATCCATACAAGGGATAGTTTAATAGCTGATAATGCTAGCCCTCCTATTTCGAACAGCTAACACACGAGTATGATGGGTACTTGGGTGAATAGCTCACTCCGTGAGATGGATTGTGCCTTATAGGAACCAACTTCACCCTGTCTACAGATAACTGGATGATGACTGAACCTGCCCGCGTTCAGCGGTAGCCCCGTAAATGGGAGCCGATTTAGGTCTTACCCGAATTGAAGACGTTGTTCTCCAGGCGAGATTGTTGTTTCTATCCAGCTCAGTATGTCATTCGCTCGGACCTCAATCTTGCTCACAATAGTTTAATTCTAGTGATGTAAATTGCCGAATCTGGAAAGAGGATTGAAATGGCAGTTCAAAAGTTCGGGTGACTGTGAAAGTACGGGATCTTTAGAAAATAACAGAGCCGCTGTGATGCCGATCGCGTCCGTATTCTTGCATGAGCGCAGTTTTCGCCGGCGTTCTATCCTCAAAATTTCCGTTTGTTTCCTGCCTGTGTGAAGATTACGACTCCTTGTGATCAAGCCGAACCGTTACTGCTTCGTAATCTTCTATAACCGCTTGTTCTCCGCCAATACTAACCACACCGTCGTCAGTTCGGATATCGATCGCATGTTCCAGGGCAGAGCCGCTTGTGGGTTCCACGATTTGCTGTTGTATTTCCATGACTCTCCCTTCCAGTTGCTCAGTCGAACTGGTGTCATGTGCCGATCTCGCTTCAACGGTGGCGTGCAACTCGTGCCCGTCGTTGGCGTGTAGAGCCGCCTGAGACGTCGTGAGTAGAAAGTTGGTGTAGGTCTCGGGAAGGTTGTCAGCCGGTTTTGTGTATATCTCTTCGGAAAACTTCCAGACATCGCCGAGGAAGGCTCCGAATAACACTGGTTCGAGATAGGACTGCCCGAATGCGACTGCTGCGGACTGTTTCTCCGGGTTCGTTAGGAGATCACGAGGTGCGATCAGACCGAATCTCGAGTCCACGGTAAGTTGGATAGAGATGTCATCCCATCTGATGCGAACCGCGTGGGCGAGTCCGTCTATGCTCAGATCGGCGCCAGCGTCGTTTTGATCAAGTGTGCTCCCGTAGACCACCAGTAACACGAAAGTACCTCTCTCGACCGCATCCTCCAGATTTCCACTCAAACTCGACAGGAGCGACGGAGGTATGGCGATCGTGATAATCTCTTCTGCACTGTCGATAAGCTGTTGCATTCGTTTGATGAACGTCGTACGAGACTTGAGCACTTCGACTGGTCCGATGTCGTTCTCTTCTTGACTGAATCGGCTGTCTATCAGATCGGTGAGGGTATCTACCTCGGAATGCAGAGATTCCTCGACACGCTCTGGTGGCGTCGGACGCAGTATCGTGGGGGTCACAAAATCGTTTATCTCGACTAGATTCTTCTCTTCAAGGCGAACCGCCGTATTGTAAACATGACGCTTAGAGACGCCAGCTTCGTTGGCGACCGTACTAGCGGTCGTCTCTCCCGGGTCTTCTAGGATTGTGAGATACGTATCAACCTCCTTGTCGGTCAGGCCGTACGATTTCAGCATTGCGGAAAGTTCTTCATCGGGCATACATGGACAATCATCGCCAGTTTAGATAAATCCTGCCGTGGCTCATATCGCGGTGTTGTAACGTATTATAATACACTCTCTCAACCGAATAGGCGGAGTGAAAGAGAATATTCCCTAATCATTTTTGGTATTGTGGTGTTCTCAGTTCGGTTGTTTACCTCGAAATTTCCTTTTTCGTACGCGCGAGCGCGAATCAGACAAATCAGTCCTTCCCTTGGGACATGAAATCTGGTTTCAAAAGTATAACTTGTCTGTTCATATCGTTGGTGGATAATCGTGATTGTTGATGTCAAGAGACAGCTCACAGCGAGCAGTCAACAAGTGCAAATGAAGAGGGTTTCTGGGTGGAATGGCTTCGTTGTTCGCTGCTGCGTCCTACTCGTTAAACGTTCCTGCAGAGACCGCTCGACCGGTTAGTCCGGGAGACGATTCGGTAAAGCAAACAGTCACTTCACCCGCGGGCAATGTTAAGTTCACCGTCGATATTTCGAGTGGGACGCCGCACTACAGCGTCTCGTTCGAAGACTCGACGGTCGTCAAATCGTCCCGGTTGGGATTCGAGTTCAAGAACCAACCGAATTTCGGCGTCGGAAGCGATGCGAGCGAAATCACTGTTACGGGAAGTGAGTAAACGGAAGTTGATACGTCATGGGAGCCAGTATGGGACCAGTACGATGAGATCAGCGAACACTACACCGAGCTTCGCCTCAGTCTCGAAGAGACTGGAGACCCGGGACGCTCGGGGACTCTCGAAGTGCGGACGTTCGACGACGGTCTCGGAATCCGGTTCGTCTTCGGCGAATCGTTTGGCGACTTCGTTACCACGTCCGAACGCACAGAGTACAACTTTGCGGGCGATTACACGTCATGGTGGATCCCAAACGACTACAATAATTTCGAGCTCGAGTACGAGCAGACGCCGCTGTCTGAGATCGAGTCGACGCTCGAAGCGGAAATGGGCGGAGCGTTCGACGGCGTCCACACGCCGATGACGATGCGGACGGGCGATGAATGGTACGTCGGCGCGATGACCGACGAAAGTGCTCGCGTCCTCGATATACCCCTTGGATTCCTCGAGGCTACGTCGAACGAACAGGACGATCACAAGAAAGGAAAGTACGTCGCGACGATCTACTCCGACGCGGCGGACGCCGGGCTTGAGACCGACAAGGCGGCGGTCAGAATCGACGAAGTCGTGGTTTCGATAGACGACACGATGGTGGTATCGATGGCGACGAGCGGCGGCCAGGCGCTGCACTTGGAACTGGCCACGAGCGAGCAGGTCGATTCGCTTCCGCGGTACTCCGCACCGAACCAAACGTACTTCGACGTATCCATCGCGAAGAACCCCACGATCGGAGATGCGTTCATAACCGTCGACGGGGAGAACGACGGCTCCGTCATCGGCGGGGAATCGTTCGAGGTATACATCGACGGTGAGAAGTACGCCGATGACCTCGTCCGGATCCCGCCTGGTGGCGGGAACACCGACCTCTCGGTTACGATCGATGAGCTGGGCACGTACGAAGTGTCAGTCGGACCCGCTGGATCTGACCCTCTCATCACTGAAGAGGTGACCGTCGAGACCGATCTCCCTCTAGACGAGCAAATTACCGAGTGGACCGATCCGAAGGGCGACGACCACGGTCCTGGATCGTACACGTATCCGCAGCACGGGTGGTTCAACGAGGATGCGTTCGACATCGACACCTTCGAGATCTGGGAGACCGAGGATCGCTACCAGTTCCTGTTCACGATCCACGGCGACCTGCAGAACCCCCGGGGCTTCTCTGGCGGCTTCTCCATGCAGGTGCCAGAACTCTACCTCAGAGATCCAACTGCCGATGGTGCCCCCGAATCGACGGAAGCCCGGCCGGGTGTGAACGCGACCTTCGAGCAACCGTACCACTACCGCTTCGTGAATATCGAAGGCTCAGTGGACGAGCTAGAGAACAAGGGGGATCCCTCTCGCCTCGAATCCGCCGACGGGACGACGATCACTGAAGACGTGACGGTGCACGCGTCGTCGACTCTGGACGGTATCATGTTCGACGTACCTAAGAATGCTATCGGCGCTGTGAGCAACATGGAGGTAACTCCGCTGATGCTCTCGCAAGACGATTCCGTGGAGACCCGCATCCGCGAAGTAGTCAGCACCGAGACCTGGGAGAGCGGTTGGCAACACGACTGGCAGTTCGGCGGTGGTCGTGACGACGATATGAATCCGAATGTGATCGATATGGTGACACCATCTGGCGTCTCACAGGAAGACGCACTCCCGTACTCCGACATTGAATAGGCTCAGCTTCCATCCATTCCCGTGGATGATAACATCATGGACGGCTGAAGAATCTGCAAACGGGAATCCTTCGCAGAGAGTGAGATAGGGATCGCCAATCTCATTTCCCCCATTGATGCTGACAAAAATATGAAATGCCGCGTATTCCGGCATTGATCGTCGTGTATCGTCCAATACTACTCGGCTATAACTCGTAGACGCGTGCTTCGTACGGACGGAGATTGATTTTACTGTCGGCCGCTTCCCTCACTGAGTAGTTCCCGATAAGAAGTTCTGGCGTGTCAACGCGAATGAGCTCGGGTAGTTCGACCGAGGGTTCGCCGTCGAAGAAGTTGCAGACGACGATCAACTCCTCGTCACCGAGCGTGCGACGGTACGCGAACACTTCTTCGTGATCAGGGAGCAAGAGTTCGTACGCTCCATGGACGAATACGTCGCGTTCCGAGCGCAGGTCGATCAGGCTGCGGTAATAGTGCCAGACCGACATCTCGTCGTCTCGGGCGGCTTCTACGTTCACATCCTCGTAGTTTTCGGTGACCCCAATCCAGGGATCGCCCTCTGTGAACCCGGCGTTCTCCTCGTCGGACCACTGCATCGGCGTCCGCGAGTTATCCCGGCTCCGGTACTCAATGACGGGTCTGAGTTCCTCGTAGGAGTCATACTCGTCCGATTCAAGCGCCATCTCGACGTAGTTCTCTGCTTCGACGTCCTGGATCTCCGAAGGATCCTCAAACGTAGTATTGGTCATGCCGATCTCCTGACCCTGATAAATAAACGGCGTACCCTGAAGGGTAAAGAGAACGGTCGCAAGCATCTTCGCGGATTCGACGCGATACTCCTCGTCGTCACCGAATCGAGAGACGGCGCGGGGCTGGTCATGGTTATTGAAGTACAGGCAGTTCCACCCGT from Natrinema versiforme harbors:
- a CDS encoding glycoside hydrolase family 97 catalytic domain-containing protein; translated protein: MARDTNTLEDEQSKEEIVSSGSTGRRGFLSTITGLGVAASLPLGAGDASAAPISEGPVQSSYSLQSPDGAVTVDIKISDGSASYSLAFDGQTLLDSSNLGIELGDGTLDGNLAVTGSRTVTHDETWSPVWGGFSEIRNHCNQLEIGLETTDSPRRVLTLEFRAFDDGVGFRYVFPDQENLGDFSITSENTGFEFAGDYESWWIPNDWDNYEYFYFNTPISEVHAGDQQNHDKTSDPLPENNSEVKKDGTNTPLTMKAADDCYLSIHEAALTDYAGMTLTQVSQGTTSFESSLVPRPSGDKVWATTPHASPWRTVQLGRSPGDLVESRLLLNLNEPCKIDDTSWIEPQKYCGVWWELHIGKSKWPNGEDDGVSIGARTENVKRYMDFASEHGIGTVVAEGWNKSYDSDMIYTDSGEHFDHRDAWDYGQSLNPSVSFMAHNETVGYVDRYERQLDDAYSWYGEEVAVNSIKSGYVDEDNVNLHDQTHHHHDQEMVKHYRRSITTAAENELMLNAHEPIKPTGVRRTYPNFMTREGAAGLEYQNFSADGIPPSHTVTTPFTRMLAGPIDHCPGIFDVFYDEYEGGLQADPDCRVQTTRARQLAHYPMILSGLQMVADLVEYYVDGDDLSDVPPEFQFIKDVPVDWDETTVPTASIGEYTAIARRSGTDWWVGVATDENPRTVDVPLEFLDSETTYTATIYADGPDCDFATNPHDVERSRYLVDETTTIKSEMVKGGGQAIRIEPATSDETDSLQWYSGDDITDTVTYQLKAKHSGKYLDVEGGSTDDGATVHQWSDEGQTSAHWIVDELSDERYRLRNENSGKYLDVEGGSIDDGADVHQWSEADVDYQKWEIEHISDDEYRVVNSHSAKVLAVENASVSDGANVHQSEWDDTENQRWVFERV
- a CDS encoding TrmB family transcriptional regulator sugar-binding domain-containing protein, with translation MPDEELSAMLKSYGLTDKEVDTYLTILEDPGETTASTVANEAGVSKRHVYNTAVRLEEKNLVEINDFVTPTILRPTPPERVEESLHSEVDTLTDLIDSRFSQEENDIGPVEVLKSRTTFIKRMQQLIDSAEEIITIAIPPSLLSSLSGNLEDAVERGTFVLLVVYGSTLDQNDAGADLSIDGLAHAVRIRWDDISIQLTVDSRFGLIAPRDLLTNPEKQSAAVAFGQSYLEPVLFGAFLGDVWKFSEEIYTKPADNLPETYTNFLLTTSQAALHANDGHELHATVEARSAHDTSSTEQLEGRVMEIQQQIVEPTSGSALEHAIDIRTDDGVVSIGGEQAVIEDYEAVTVRLDHKES
- a CDS encoding glucodextranase DOMON-like domain-containing protein, translated to MATSGGQALHLELATSEQVDSLPRYSAPNQTYFDVSIAKNPTIGDAFITVDGENDGSVIGGESFEVYIDGEKYADDLVRIPPGGGNTDLSVTIDELGTYEVSVGPAGSDPLITEEVTVETDLPLDEQITEWTDPKGDDHGPGSYTYPQHGWFNEDAFDIDTFEIWETEDRYQFLFTIHGDLQNPRGFSGGFSMQVPELYLRDPTADGAPESTEARPGVNATFEQPYHYRFVNIEGSVDELENKGDPSRLESADGTTITEDVTVHASSTLDGIMFDVPKNAIGAVSNMEVTPLMLSQDDSVETRIREVVSTETWESGWQHDWQFGGGRDDDMNPNVIDMVTPSGVSQEDALPYSDIE